The sequence atgggagggggggggggggtaccacaGTTAGATTGACAGCTGGTACCGTCAAATGGGTGCATTTGGAAGGTGAAGGGGACGTCCCAGTGATAACAGATCAATTTATTTACTCTTCACTCTTTAATTAGAGTGTTTAGGTCTTAACTGAGACTTTACTGAGGACAGACAATCATTTATCAATCTGAGTCAGGGCTGAAACAGGGGTGAGACAGGGGTGAGACAGGGGTGAGACAGTGGTGAGACAGGGGTGAGATAGAGGTGAGACAGGGGTGAGACAGTGGTGAGACAGGGGTGAGACAGTGGTGAGTTAGCGCTGAGACAGGGGTGAGACAGGGATGAGACAGGAGTGAGACAGGGATGAGACAGGGGTGAGACAGGGGTGAGACTGGGGTGAGACAGGAGTGAGACAGGGGTGAGACAGGGGTGAGACAGGGGTGAGACAGGAGTGAGACAGGGGTGAGACAGGAGTGAGACAGGGATGAGACAGGGGTGAGACAGGGGTGAGACTGGGGtgagacaggagggagacaggggtGAGACAGGGGTGTGACAGGAGTGAGACAGGGGTGAGACAGGGGTGAGACAGGGGTGAGTCTCACCTTCTGTGATCCAGACGATGCGCTGCGTTTGATGGACGATCGTTTGAAGGATCCATTcgttcctctccttcctctgtccatGATGAACTTCAACTGTCCTTCatactcctcctctctgtgtctctctccttgttgtcctgtcacctcctctgtctcctccctctttgtttctgtctcctttgagtcctttccccctctctgtctcctccctctctgtctcttcctcttctcctcctctgtgtcccccTTTGTCTCCTATGtgtccttctctgtctcctctgtctcctcctctgtctcctcccctgtctcctctgtgtcctctgtgtcgaCCCTGCAGTGTGTTGTGCGTTCAGGCGTCTGTGGACAGACTGAGACCTCGTCCTCTCTGTATAATCAGGATTAGTGGACGCTGCTCTTTAATGGATGGAGATTTAATAAATGGTGATTGAAGGTAAATCCACTTCAGGACGAGTCATCACGCAGCCGAGGACACAAagcttatttattcatttcaaatccactgACACAcgtcacagcgccccctgctggcagtGGACACACCTGCGTCCAGGTGTCTCTGAGCACCTGAGGCCATGCTGTTGTTTGATTGGCTGCTGAAGAAACACTGTCCTGTGATTTAAGGAGCAGAGGACGGAGCTGAGCTgagaccagctgctgctgctgtgaggagtTAAGagttttctatttctattcCTAGTGAACATTAAAGAGTGAAACTgattaaaacatattatataaatattaaaagtataagattttttatttagaataataataatactaagtGAAATTTGTATAGAGCCGTTCAAGGGACAAAGTCAAGATTTAAGATGACGAAGACAAGATAGTGCAGGGAAACATTTATCAactttgatgatgatgatgatgatgatgatggtgatgatgatgatgatgatgatgatggtgatgatgatgatgatgattaggGCCATCTAGTGTTCACTCTGTGTAATGACACATGTCACTGAGCATGGAGAACAGAGAACTGTGTTTTCGTTCTTTATTGGTTCAATACATTTGTTTCCAGTTTcgtcaacacaaacattaagaCACATTTTTCATGATTTCTACTTTGtagcaaaggtcaaaggtcagattcCAGTTTTAAACAACATCCATTCAAAAGCTGCCGCTGTTTGAACATGTGATTGGAGATCAGGCAGctggcaggaagtgacatcacttAGGTGCTAGTTTAACAGCTGTCCAATGAAAACCCAACTATCAGAGAGCAGACCGATCACATGAGCcgtacttacacacacacacacacacacacatacacacacccacacatacacaaacacacacacacacccacacacacacacaaacggccTGTAGCTGTACTTCCTGTCacctccagcagggggcgccaccTCTTGCCTTTCTACTTCTCATCCGGAGTCTTGGTGTCGTACGTCCCAGCGTTCTTGTACGCTCCCACGTAGCCGGTCTTGTCCACGAGCTCCTCGCGGCCCTCGCGACCTTTGCCCTTGCCGCTCTCATCGAAGCGCTCTTTGTGTGACCCGGTGTAGCGGGACGCGTCGGTCAGACGGTCCACCGCCGCCGTCTTCGCCACTTTCTGATGAAACACAGACGACAGGAAACAAATCAGACCAAAGCCCAGTTTCACCTGAGCCGCTGCCCCCTGGGGGACAGTGGAGGGGCGTCCCCCCAGAGGCTGGAGCAGGAAGTACAGAAGTAGTCACAGGATTTTGGACGTTCTCACATGTCCTCAGACGACAACAATGAAATGTGGTCTACAACTGAACTGATGTTCCAGGGTCATGTCGGGACGAAGGAGAGCGgttagtgttgtgttgtgttgtcgttGTGTAGCTGCAACCTGACACTTTTAACCGGTCTCAGgtttcactgtgtctgtgttgtgttcgtGTCTCATCTTGTCATTCAGCCTTCTCACTGCCGTCAGATGAAACGCCCTGAGCCTTGTGGTCGTTCTACAAACACGCGATGACCTTTTCAAACACGGATCCTCTCACCGTCACTCCGGCGTTGGACggctctcctccctccaccaggGCGACGATGGAGCGCAGCGCCTCCTCTttactttgacctttgaacctcTTTGGAGCCAACTCCTGCAGCGCTCGGTGAAACTCCTCGAACGTGATGACACGAGACGTCttctgtctgcacacacacacacagcagaggtcaGATACCTGACATGTGACCAAACACCTGGATGTGATTGGATGATACTGGTCAGGTGACGGAATGGAACCTCTgatgacaggaagtgttagcaATGGTCTGTAGTTacaaccatatatatatatataaaggctagatgtcttgGCCAACAGAGtcgagatgtagttatgacactgcatacttatgaacaattttaatttctaaaaaatagaataatgttctatataggaacaagatttccctttacaaatatacatcaagaatgttttttttttttttttattcaaaaagtacatgtaccactaccaacacgaTGTTATGGGGGGGCGAGCTGCCTGttgcaagatggccgccatgtgcggacgttcgactccgttgaccaGAAACGccgatgagacatctagcctttataaatatatatctatggttagCACTggtagtcgagtcatgtgactggtGAGAACAAATCAGGACGAGGCACCTGGTCCACAGACTCACTTGACTTTGGAGAAGACGATGTCCACGTCGGTGACGGTGACGCTCTTGCCGTCGATGATCTTACAGTCTTTGCACAGTTTGGCCCAGTTCTTCCCGTTCAGCTCCTTCCCCATCGCCTTCGTGTCTCCACGCACGGCGAACTTCTTAAAGGCCGCGAGCAGCTGCTCCATGTCCGCGCTGTCCGCCATGATGCAAGAaaacctgcaacacacaaacacaactgatgacatcatctgtgacatcatcacaaacTGACGTCACACTGGTCAGTCATATGATCCCTGAGCCGTCACATTCAGGAAGTCTAGATTCTGATCATCAATCAATTAACCAATCCTGGTCTGGTCCTCTGGGACAGAGACATTggctcagtgtcagtgtgtcatGCTGACTTGTGATTGATTGTCTCCCCCTTCTGGCAAAAATAATCATTACACAACCACAGTGGGTGTTTAACAcgtcctcgtctctctcttcAGTCTCTGAACATTTGATCTGAATATCTGATCTGGTAAATGTGTCTTTACCTGAACATGTGACAAAGCAGAGGATTAATAAAgaagtgcgtgtgtgcgtgtgtgtgtttgtgtacatattAACATTCCTACACACACGTCTCGGAAATCggaataaataaaactttatgcatttacacatttaaataaactcaCTAAACTAAAATCTTGAGCCCTGACATACTGTCCAACCTGTCCGTCCTCATTTTATGTCTGTCCTCCATTAGTCCCTCCCTCACCTagtcctctgtctttctcctgcCAGTCCCTCCCTCACCTagtcctctgtctttctcctaCCAGTCCCTCCCTCACCTAgtcctctgtctttcttctgtCATTCCGTCCCTGACCTAGTCCTCTGTCTTTCGCCTTCCAgtccctccctcacctcctcctctgtctttctcctgcaAGTCCGTCCCTGACCTagtcctctgtctttctcctgcaAGTCCGTCCCTGACCTagtcctctgtctttctcctgcaAGTCCGTCCCTGACCTagtcctctgtctttctcctgcaAGTCCGTCCCTGACCTAGTCCTCTGTCTTTCACCCGCAAGTTCCTCCCTCACCTagtcctctgtctttctcctgcaAGTCCGTCCCTGACCTAGTCCTCTGTCTTTCACCCGCCAGTCCATGCTTCACCTAgtcctctgtctttcttctgtCAGTCCGTCCCTCACCTTGTCTCTTGTGTCTCTCCTCCGGCcgtcggctgctgctgcaggattcAAATGAGCTCTGAAGAGTCGAGGGTTTGTTATCATCTGTTTACCCTGTCGCCATAACGACATCCTGTCCAAAATCAGGGGAGGGCCATAaaacggagggagggagggggggagagagggagggacggcgggagagggagggggggagagagggagggacggagggagagggagggggggagagaggagaaaagaggagggagggaggaggcgggTCGTACAGCAGCTCGTCCATGCAGGCTCCTTTCAGTTCACAgagctggaggtcaaaggtcagaggaggaAATACTTGTTACTGCACCCCCACTCCAGGGCAGTGGGTCAGTGTCTCCAGCAGAGTCTGGTTCTCCAGGACCGGTTCTCCAGGCTGTCAGAGTTCTGCTGTgccgtctctacctgtctcctgTGGTGTCCGTCCCGGTTCTGTCCCGGTTCTTCTCTGTTGTCTTCACTCTGGACTGAACTGCATCTGGTGACGTCCTCTGAACGTGTCTTAGGAGGACAGACCGTCTCCAGCAGAGAGACGTTTGTCCTCATCGTGCCTCAGTCTGTTCTCTAAGACATCTCTGTGATAATTGATCAGAtcacgacctttgaccttctcaTCCGATATTGATGTActactgaccaatcagatcacTGGAAAACCAAAGTCATGGAGCTAGAGGATCCTCATAGGGAGGAAGGAGTTCAGGCTCGACTGAGGGAATGTCTTCAGAGACGGTCTGGTCTCatggacacagaggacagattAGATTTCGGTGgttcagggtcaaaggtcaaggtcactccTGTTTGAAATGTTGTTCAGATgcctcaaagatgaactgatcaagggtcagaggtcaaaacGACCTTGTATGAGTCTGGAGACACTTGATATGACTGAAGCTGCAGGGTTTGTGGGCGTGACCTAATATTCATTCATGATTACATGTTGTTTTAATAATCAGACTGTGAAAGagccaaaataaaactttattattcGCTCCTCATGACGACTGCTCCACGTTACACAGTGAAGTGAAACCAGTCAGACCAGTGGCCTCAGTCTCAATGACCACAgctgctgtgacatcacagctgggTGTGGTCTGAGTTGTAACAGAGCTCAgctgtgatgctgctgtggTAAGTAACATACACTCCATCCCGGCTCCATGACGACAgtgtgaatgaaaacacacacacacgagcagcaggaagtgacctCATGTCAGTGGCTgtgtgaacaggaagcagctgttAGAGTGGGAGGGGTTCAGGATGACATCATGTTGTTGAGGGCACGGGGGATTCTGGGGACCTGGACGACCAGCAGGGACAGAGTCACATGACAGAGTCCTCAGCCCGCAGCTACTTCCTGTTGATGTCATCAAAGTGTtgagtgcagtgtgtgtgtgtgtgtgtttgtgtgtgtgtgtgtctcatacCTCTCATCGCCACTCCTCTTTGATTGATGCTGTTATGATGTTGTCATGGCCTGTTACCGGGGCAACCACTCCTCACATCATGGAAGGATGatgacatgcaaacacacacacacacacacacacacacacagttagcagcctttcagaataaaaccagAGCGAAGCACTGGTGATACGTGTGATTGATTGGTTGCTTGTGGTTTTACCGGCTGATACTAACGAGGGATCAGGTCCCTGGTTCTGATGTCACATGGTTCTGAGGTCACATGGTCCTGAGGTCACATGGTTCTGAAGTCACATGGTCCTGAGGTCACATGAGCCAATAAGTAGAAATCTAGAGCAGCAGAAACTTGGCTCACATTGGCGAGTAAAGATGGAACCTGTGAATCTTAAATGAGCTTCAGAAtgcaggtgaggacaagcttcatgagacaggtgaggacaggtgaggacatgtGATGACAGCTTTTACAAAGTCAAATGATTGAAGGTGGTGATAATGACAGGAAGGAAACAGACGTGATGTAAAACTCAGATTTCCGATTTTATTGTTCAGCAGGTgagaaaatgtcacaaaaatgtCAGAGGGGACGAACTGAAACATTCAGGAGTTTGAGACACGTCAGGACCGATGGTCCTTTGAcctcaggggtcagaggtcagggctGAGATCGAAGCTCTCCAGTAAAAATCAgaagttgattttatttcagtgGGTGgggctggggtgggggggtgtttgCTATAACCAGGTTAGCCACCGTTAGCATCAGCAGCTTATATAAACGCTACAGCAAAATGTCCAGAGAGACGTTGGATCTGATGAGCCTCAGTGAGACATGTGTCCACAAACTGTTGAGTTTAGCTTCGTCTGGAACGATGATCAGTTTCTGGTCTGAACCTGCAACCAATCAACATccaagagagaggaagaggaggcctctgattggctgaaaagTGTATGAAAAAATGtagtaaaaatatttttaaataaaaaaagtatttataaaataa comes from Platichthys flesus chromosome 1, fPlaFle2.1, whole genome shotgun sequence and encodes:
- the tppp3 gene encoding tubulin polymerization-promoting protein family member 3, producing the protein MADSADMEQLLAAFKKFAVRGDTKAMGKELNGKNWAKLCKDCKIIDGKSVTVTDVDIVFSKVKQKTSRVITFEEFHRALQELAPKRFKGQSKEEALRSIVALVEGGEPSNAGVTKVAKTAAVDRLTDASRYTGSHKERFDESGKGKGREGREELVDKTGYVGAYKNAGTYDTKTPDEK